From the Candidatus Hydrogenedens sp. genome, the window AATTATCCTTTTGTCCTGCCACATCTAAACCGCCTTCTGTGGTAATTTCCTGTCGATTTTCCGGAACAAGACACACAGTATAAGGGGCAATTCGATGTGCAATTTTTATAATTTCGGGCACTCCCGCCATTTCTAAATTCATACGCACTAACAATACTTCTTTTAGTAATTCAACATCTTTATCTTGAATATGTCGTCTATCCTGACGCAGATGAACTGTAATTTGATGAGCACCTGCAATCTCACATATCTTGGCTGCGGTTATAACATCCGGGGCTTTCCCTTTTCTCGCTTCTCTTAATGTGGCTACATGGTCTATATTCACGCCCAACTCAATCATATTAAATACCTCCAAATCTATTTAGGATTTAAGCAAAACAGTAATTTTTTCGATTAATTTTTTACAATAAATTTCGGCTTTCCTTAACTCTTCATGTTGCACCATAACTCGAATAATAGGCTCTGTACCTGAATAACGGACGACTACCTTTCCTTCGCCATTTAATTCCTTTTCTATCTCTTCTGAAACTTTATCCAATTGCTCTTTGGTTAATCTTTCCTTACCTTCACAGGGAACTTTACCATGTTGCTCAGGTAAAGGCTGGTAAATTTTTCCTAATTCTGAAAGGGGTTGGTCTGTTCGTATCATTATAGATAACACCTGTAAAGCAGAAATCATCGCATCACCCGTGACATTGTAGTCTAACAGGACAATATGGCCGGAAGGTTCACCGCCCAAATTGGAGTTCTCTTTTTTTAATGCTTCCGAAACGGCTCTATCCCCAACACCAGTTCGCACTACACGCCCACCATAAGGTTTTATTGCTCGTTCTAATCCTGCGTTTGCCATCACAGTAGTTACAAGAGTTTTATTTCCTAATATTTCTCTTTTCAAATAATCCACTCCTAAAATAGCAAGAATAGCATTCCCATCCAATAATCTCCCATGAGCATCAGCCATTACCAACCTGTCTCCATCGCCATCAAAAGCAATGCCTACATCTGCCTTTTCACGAATAACCTGTGCCCGCATTTCTTCGGGGTATACAGAGCCGCACTTGTCGTTAATATTGATTCCGTTAGGCTCATCTCCGATAGGAATTACTTCTGCACCTAATTCGGATAAAGTATCCGGTCCAACACGATACATTGCTCCATTGGCACAGTCAACAACTATCCGTAAGCCATCCAAACGCATACCTTTGGGAAAGGTTGCTTTCACAAACTCAATATATCTACCTACCGCATCATCAATCCGCTTTGCGGTTCCAATTTTTTCACCTGTAGGTCGGAGTTGGTCTACTTCACCTGTTTGAATTAATCGTTCAATTTCATCTTCAATCTCGTCGGGAATTTTGTATCCGTCTGGACCGAAAATTTTTATGCCATTATCATGATAGGGGTTATGAGAGGCACTTATCATAATCGCTCCATCACAGCGTAAACTCCGCATAATATAAGAGACCCCTGGTGTTGGAAGGGGACCTGTAAGTAAAACTCGCACCCCTACCGAACACAACCCTGCCGTTAATGCATTTTCAAGCATATAACATGAACGGCGGGTATCTTTACCAATAAGTATGGTATGCTGTCGGTTTTCTCGTTGGAAAATAGTTCCTGTAGCCTGCCCGATTTTTAAAGCCATCTCGGTAGTCATCGGGTGGACATTGGCTATTCCACGAACGCCATCGGTTCCAAATAATCGTTTTTTCATAGTCCTTCATCCTTTATCCATTCCATAAATTATAGCCTCACTCATACGCACAACTCGAACCATCTCTTTTACCTGATGAACTCTTACTGCATGCACTCCTTGAAATACAGCCCATGCGACAGTAGCCGATGTCCCTTCTACTCTTTGGTCTACAGGTAAATCCAAAACGGTTCCTATGGTCGATTTATTGGAAGTTCCTATTAAAATAGGCAACCCAAATTGAAAAAATTCTTTAATTCGGCGAAGTATAATTAAATTTTGCTCCACAGTTTTACCGAACCCAAAACCGGGGTCGAGCCATATTTTATCTCTGTTTATACCCTGCTTTTCTGCAAAATTTAATCGTTCTTCAAAGAAGGCACATATATCCGATACAACATCGTTATAATGGGGTTGCAATTGCATTGTTTTTGGAGTTCCTTGCATATGCATTAAAACATATTCACAACCTGCTTCTGCAACAACTTCTGCTAATTCCGGGTCAAAT encodes:
- the glmM gene encoding phosphoglucosamine mutase; amino-acid sequence: MKKRLFGTDGVRGIANVHPMTTEMALKIGQATGTIFQRENRQHTILIGKDTRRSCYMLENALTAGLCSVGVRVLLTGPLPTPGVSYIMRSLRCDGAIMISASHNPYHDNGIKIFGPDGYKIPDEIEDEIERLIQTGEVDQLRPTGEKIGTAKRIDDAVGRYIEFVKATFPKGMRLDGLRIVVDCANGAMYRVGPDTLSELGAEVIPIGDEPNGININDKCGSVYPEEMRAQVIREKADVGIAFDGDGDRLVMADAHGRLLDGNAILAILGVDYLKREILGNKTLVTTVMANAGLERAIKPYGGRVVRTGVGDRAVSEALKKENSNLGGEPSGHIVLLDYNVTGDAMISALQVLSIMIRTDQPLSELGKIYQPLPEQHGKVPCEGKERLTKEQLDKVSEEIEKELNGEGKVVVRYSGTEPIIRVMVQHEELRKAEIYCKKLIEKITVLLKS
- the folP gene encoding dihydropteroate synthase produces the protein MSKRTKVIGILNVTLDSFYDGGHYFSLESAYNHAIQMIKDGCDYIDIGGESSRPGSEPVGAEEEQRRVLPVLEKLQGIAVPCSIDTYRSDTARKALKYGVSMINDISAFRFDPELAEVVAEAGCEYVLMHMQGTPKTMQLQPHYNDVVSDICAFFEERLNFAEKQGINRDKIWLDPGFGFGKTVEQNLIILRRIKEFFQFGLPILIGTSNKSTIGTVLDLPVDQRVEGTSATVAWAVFQGVHAVRVHQVKEMVRVVRMSEAIIYGMDKG